One segment of Carya illinoinensis cultivar Pawnee chromosome 13, C.illinoinensisPawnee_v1, whole genome shotgun sequence DNA contains the following:
- the LOC122290858 gene encoding phytoene synthase 2, chloroplastic-like, giving the protein MCSMSLLASKPCIKVSTGKFPSRNSIIIRSEVAMAPQHSSTLTFPALSKYDIPLVDLYVQEIVERQSQKNNLAREDPCKKPRFHPMFLEEAYERCRNICAEYAKTFYLGTLLMTEERQKAIWAIYVWCRRTDELVDGPNAGYLSSVSLDRWEERLLDIFSGRPYDALTDTVFKFPLDIKPFRYMIEGMRMDTRKCCYENFQELYLYCYYVAGTVGLMSVPVMGIAPESLVSAQNIYNAALYLGIGNQLTNILRDVGEDALRGRIYLPQDELAQFGPCNKDIFSRKVTDRWREFMKEQITRARFYFKLAEVGASQLDKASRWPVWSSLLLYRMILDAIEGNDYDNLTKRAYVGRTKKLLMLPVAYTRSLSTSISILR; this is encoded by the exons ATGTGTTCAATGAGTTTGCTTGCTTCTAAGCCTTGTATCAAGGTTAGCACTGGCAAATTCCCATCTCGAAACTCGATAATTATAAGATCTGAAGTGGCTATGGCTCCCCAGCACAGCAGCACACTCACTTTTCCTGCGTTGTCAAAGTATGACATTCCTCTTGTTGATTTATATGTGCAGGAAATTGTAGAAAGGCAGTCGCAGAAGAACAACTTAGCCAGGGAAGATCCATGTAAGAAGCCACGGTTCCACCCTATGTTTCTTGAAGAAGCATATGAAAGGTGCAGGAACATTTGTGCAGAATATGCCAAGACCTTCTATCTAG GAACTTTGCTAATGACCGAGGAGAGACAGAAAGCCATATGGGCTATATATG TCTGGTGCAGGAGAACAGATGAACTCGTCGATGGCCCTAATGCTGGTTATCTGAGCTCTGTTTCTCTTGATAGGTGGGAGGAGAGACTGCTAGACATTTTTAGTGGACGCCCTTATGACGCGCTAACTGATACAGTTTTCAAGTTCCCTTTAGACATTAAG CCATTCAGGTACATGATTGAAGGAATGAGAATGGATACAAGGAAATGTTGCTATGAGAACTTTCAAGAACTCTACCTTTACTGCTACTATGTGGCTGGAACTGTGGGTTTAATGAGTGTTCCTGTGATGGGAATTGCACCAGAATCTCTGGTTTCTGCTCAAAATATATACAATGCAGCACTCTACTTGGGTATAGGAAATCAACTTACTAACATCCTCAGAGATGTAGGAGAGGA TGCTTTAAGAGGGAGAATTTATCTTCCCCAAGATGAGCTTGCACAGTTCGGACCATGCAACAAAGATATTTTCTCAAGGAAGGTCACTGATAGGTGGAGAGAGTTCATGAAAGAGCAGATTACAAGAGCAAGGTTCTACTTCAAACTGGCAGAGGTGGGGGCTTCTCAGCTTGACAAGGCTAGCCGCTGGCCA GTGTGGTCATCCTTACTATTGTATAGAATGATACTGGATGCAATTGAGGGCAACGATTATGATAATCTGACAAAGCGAGCCTACGTTGGGAGGACTAAGAAACTTCTCATGTTGCCTGTAGCATACACTAGATCTCTATCCACCTCAATCTCGATCCTTCGCTAA
- the LOC122292295 gene encoding probable CoA ligase CCL12 isoform X1, translating to MGKSICGVTMEDLVKAGLAIEEAKEFQRVLNEAVSGAERSDPRKVWREVVARRLLKPWHPHRLHQLIYYSVYADWDTSTNGPPPYWFPSQYQSKHTNLGRLMENYGSKLLGTSYKDPITSFSQFQKFSVQHPEAYWSIVLKELSVSFREAPKCILDTSDKSKHGGTWLPGSALNIAECCLLPRNHPRKEDSDLAVVWRDEGSEDSHINHITLQELRQQVILVANALHAIFTNGDAIAIDMPMTVNAVIIYLAIVLAGFVVVSIADSFAAKEIATRLRVSKAKGIFTQDFILRGGRKFPLYSRVVEADPIKAIVLPVIGKDVGTQLREQDLLWKDFLSGASHHPRSTSNIPSYRPIETVTNILFSSGTTGEPKAIPWTQLSPIRGAADVWAHLDVQVGDVFCWPTNLGWVMGPALLYSCFLTGATLALYHGTPLGRGFGKFVQDAGVTVLGTVPSLVKSWRSTECMKGLDWTRIKLFASTGEASNVDDDQWLSSRAYYKPVMECCGGTELASCYIQGSPLQPQVFGAFSTASLTTGFVILDEYGIPYPDDQACAGEVGLFPINMGATDRLLNADHDEIYFNGMPMYKGMRLRRHGDIVERTVGGYMIVQGRVDDTMNLGGIKTSSIEIERVCDRADESILETAAISIAPVNGGPEQLVVFVVLKKGFNIEPEQLKRIFSRAIQRNLNPLFKVNNVKIVPEFPRTASNKLLRRVLRDQIKHEFSVRSRI from the exons ATGGGGAAGAGTATTTGTGGAGTAACAATGGAGGACTTGGTGAAGGCAGGCCTAGCGATTGAAGAGGCCAAGGAGTTTCAAAGGGTCCTTAACGAAGCAGTTTCTGGAGCCGAAAGGTCTGATCCAAGAAAGGTTTGGCGCGAGGTGGTGGCTCGGAGGTTGCTAAAGCCATGGCACCCGCATCGGCTGCACCAGCTGATCTACTACTCTGTCTATGCTGATTGGGATACCTCCACCAATGGCCCCCCTCCTTACTGGTTCCCTTCCCA ATATCAGTCTAAACATACAAACTTGGGACGTTTGATGGAAAATTACGGTTCAAAGCTATTAGGGACTTCATACAAGGATCCCATTACAAGTTTTAGCCAGTTTCAGAAGTTCTCCGTTCAGCATCCTGAG GCTTACTGGTCCATTGTTTTAAAAGAGCTTTCAGTTTCGTTTCGTGAGGCCCCAAAGTGCATTTTAGATACCAGTGACAAATCAAAACATGGGGGAACATGGTTGCCTGGTTCAGCTTTGAATATTGCAGAATGTTGTTTGCTACCAAGAAATCATCCAAGAAAAGAGGATAGTGATTTGGCTGTTGTGTGGAGGGATGAAGGCTCTGAAGATTCCCATATTAATCATATTACATTACAAGAGTTGCGACAGCAAGTAAT ATTGGTGGCTAATGCACTGCATGCAATATTTACAAACGGTGATGCAATTGCAATTGACATGCCAATGACGGTCAATGCAGTTATCATATATTTGGCGATTGTGCTAGCAGGATTTGTTGTTGTATCAATAGCTGACAGCTTTGCTGCAAAGGAAATTGCAACTCGTTTGCGTGTATCAAAAGCAAAGGGTATCTTCACTCAG GATTTCATATTAAGAGGAGGTCGGAAGTTTCCTTTGTACAG TCGAGTAGTAGAAGCTGATCCGATTAAGGCTATAGTGCTCCCTGTGATCGGGAAGGATGTAGGCACTCAGCTAAGAGAACAGGATTTATTGTGGAAAGATTTTCTTTCTGGTGCCAGTCACCATCCAAG ATCAACTAGTAATATTCCAAGCTATCGACCTATAGAAACTGTGACCAATATTCTCTTCTCATCTGGAACCACAG GAGAACCAAAAGCTATTCCATGGACACAACTTTCACCAATTCGAGGTGCTGCTGATGTTTGGGCTCACCTTGATGTTCAAGTTGGAGATGTTTTCTGCTGGCCCACAAATTTGGGATGGGTGATGGGACCAGCTTTACTTTATTCATGCTTTCTAACTGGTGCAACTCTTGCACTTTATCATGGAACACCTCTTGGCCGTGGCTTTGGAAAATTCGTTCAG GATGCAGGAGTGACTGTTTTGGGTACAGTTCCTAGCTTAGTAAAATCTTGGAGGAGTACAGAGTGTATGAAAGGCCTAGATTGGACAAGGATAAA ATTATTTGCATCCACTGGGGAAGCATCCAATGTTGATGATGACCAATGGCTCTCTTCAAGAGCTTATTACAAACCCGTTATGGAATGTTGTGGCGGCACAGAACTTGCATCATGTTACATCCAAGGAAGTCCATTGCAGCCGCAAGTTTTTGGAGCCTTTAGCACAGCATCACTGACAACAGGCTTTGTTATCCTTGATGAATATGGGATACCATAT CCAGATGATCAAGCTTGTGCTGGTGAAGTGGGTTTATTCCCCATAAACATGGGAGCAACTGATAGACTGCTTAATGCTGATCATGATGAAATTTACTTCAATGGCATGCCAATGTATAAAGGAATG CGCCTCAGGAGACATGGAGACATTGTTGAGAGAACTGTTGGAGGCTATATGATAGTACAGGGTAGGGTTGACGACACCATGAACCTTGGAGGCATTAAG ACAAGTTCCATTGAAATTGAGCGTGTTTGTGACCGTGCTGATGAAAGCATCTTGGAGACTGCCGCAATCAGCATTGCACCAGTTAATGGTGGTCCAGAACAATTGGTCGTGTTTGTAGTATTGAAGAAAGGGTTTAATATTGAACCGGAACAGCTGAAGAGAATATTCTCAAGGGCCATTCAAAGAAACCTCAACCCTTTGTTTAAG GTGAACAATGTGAAGATTGTTCCAGAGTTCCCCAGAACTGCTTCAAACAAGTTATTGAGAAGGGTCCTGAGGGACCAAATAAAGCATGAGTTTTCAGTTCGGAGTAGAATTTAG
- the LOC122292925 gene encoding probable polyamine transporter At3g13620, with the protein MPHELPVSTATTTTTTRSTDPKKLTLIPLIFIIYFEVAGGPYGEEPAVQAAGPLFAILGFLIFPFIWSIPEALITAELSTAFPGNGGFVIWAERAFGPFWGSLMGTFKFLSGVINIAAFPVLCIDYMKRLLPALESGLPRYFAIFGSTLGLSFLNYTGLTIVGFAAVVLAVVSLLPFVLMSLIALPKIQPHRWISMGQKGVEKDWNLFFNTLFWNLNFWDSVSTLAGEVENPRKTYPKALLVSVIFTCLAYLFPLLAVTGSLSVDQSEWDAGFMAQAAGMIAGKWLKIFLEVGAVLSAIGLYEAQLSSSAFQLLGMADIGSLPMFFGLRSKWFNTPYVGILLTTLISLGVSNFNFTDIISSANFLYSLSMLLEFAAFIWLRRKLPMMKRPYRVPLKLPGLVMMCLIPSGFLVVIMAIATKTVYLVSGIMTVAGIGWYYLMKICKSKKLLKFNVGGEVGGVEEIDQVRVVGHS; encoded by the coding sequence ATGCCTCACGAACTCCCTGTCTCCACAGCCACGACGACAACAACAACAAGAAGCACAGACCCCAAGAAGCTGACTCTCATACCTCTCATCTTTATCATCTACTTTGAAGTCGCCGGTGGCCCTTATGGAGAGGAACCAGCGGTGCAAGCAGCAGGACCCCTCTTCGCCATTCTCGGTTTCCTCATCTTTCCCTTCATTTGGAGTATCCCGGAGGCCCTTATCACCGCTGAACTCTCCACAGCCTTTCCCGGCAACGGTGGCTTTGTCATCTGGGCCGAGCGAGCCTTTGGTCCTTTCTGGGGGTCCCTCATGGGCACGTTCAAGTTCCTTAGTGGTGTCATCAACATCGCTGCCTTCCCAGTTCTTTGCATTGACTACATGAAGCGATTGCTCCCTGCTTTAGAATCTGGCCTTCCGAGGTACTTCGCCATCTTTGGCTCAACTCTAGGCCTTTCGTTTCTTAATTATACTGGTTTGACAATTGTTGGGTTTGCCGCCGTGGTACTTGCTGTTGTTTCACTTTTGCCTTTCGTATTGATGTCATTGATTGCACTCCCAAAGATTCAACCTCATAGATGGATCAGTATGGGGCAGAAGGGTGTTGAGAAAGATTGGAACTTGTTCTTCAACACCCTTTTCTGGAACTTGAATTTCTGGGACAGTGTCAGTACACTAGCCGGAGAAGTTGAAAACCCCCGGAAAACTTACCCGAAAGCCCTTCTGGTTTCggtgatcttcacttgcttggcATATCTATTTCCACTTTTGGCTGTGACTGGATCTCTTTCCGTGGACCAAAGCGAATGGGATGCTGGGTTTATGGCCCAAGCTGCAGGTATGATTGCAGGGAAATGGTTGAAAATCTTTCTTGAAGTTGGTGCTGTGTTATCAGCAATTGGGCTATACGAAGCACAGCTAAGCAGCAGTGCTTTCCAACTTCTGGGTATGGCTGATATAGGATCTTTGCCCATGTTTTTCGGTTTAAGGTCTAAATGGTTCAACACCCCTTATGTTGGGATTTTGCTAACCACTTTGATTTCACTAGGGGTTTCAAACTTCAATTTCACTGATATCATATCCTCGGCCAATTTCTTGTATTCTTTGAGCATGTTGTTAGAATTTGCTGCATTTATATGGCTGAGAAGGAAGTTGCCAATGATGAAGAGACCTTACAGGGTTCCATTGAAGCTGCCAGGGCTGGTGATGATGTGCTTGATACCCTCTGGGTTTTTGGTAGTTATAATGGCTATTGCCACTAAGACTGTTTATTTAGTGAGTGGAATAATGACTGTTGCTGGGATTGGATGGTACTACTTGATGAAAATCTGCAAATCAAAGAAGTTGTTGAAGTTCAATGTTGGTGGTGAAGTTGGAGGAGTTGAAGAAATTGACCAAGTGAGGGTGGTTGGTCATTCATGA
- the LOC122290857 gene encoding serine/threonine-protein phosphatase PP2A catalytic subunit, which produces MDSVPSSTHGNLDEQISQLMQCKPLSEQEVRGLCDKAKEILMEESNVQPVKSPVTICGDIHGQFHDLAELFRIGGKCPDTNYLFMGDYVDRGYYSVETVTLLVALKVRYPQRITILRGNHESRQITQVYGFYDECLRKYGNANVWKIFTDLFDYFPLTALVESEIFCLHGGLSPSIETLDNIRNFDRVQEVPHEGPMCDLLWSDPDDRCGWGISPRGAGYTFGQDISEQFNHTNNLKLIARAHQLVMEGYNWGHEQKVVTIFSAPNYCYRCGNMASILEVDDCKGHTFIQFEPAPRRGEPDVTRRTPDYFL; this is translated from the exons GTAAGGGGGCTGTGCGATAAGGCTAAGGAGATATTAATGGAAGAAAGCAATGTCCAg CCTGTTAAAAGTCCTGTTACAATTTGTGGTGATATTCATGGGCAGTTCCACGATCTTGCAGAGCTTTTCCGCATTGGAGGGAAG TGTCCAGATACAAATTACTTGTTTATGGGAGATTATGTCGATCGTGGCTACTATTCGGTTGAAACTGTCACT CTTCTGGTGGCATTGAAAGTGCGTTATCCTCAACGGATTACCATTCTGAGAGGAAATCATGAAAGCCGTCAG ATTACTCAAGTTTATGGGTTCTATGATGAATGCCTTCGAAA GTATGGTAATGCCAATGTTTGGAAGATCTTTACAGATTTGTTTGACTATTTCCCGCTGACAGCATTg GTTGAATCTGAAATATTTTGTCTGCATGGTGGATTGTCCCCTTCCATTGAAACCCTTGATAACATTCGTAACTTTGATCGTGTTCAAGAAGTTCCTCATGAGGGACCCATGTGCGATCTTTTATGGTCTGACCCAGATGATCGTTGTGGTTGGGGTATCTCACCTAGAGGTGCCGGATACACCTTTGGCCAG GACATATCTGAGCAGTTTAACCATACTAACAACCTTAAGCTGATTGCTAGAGCTCACCAGCTGGTTATGGAAGGATATAACTGGGGTCAT GAACAAAAAGTGGTTACGATATTTAGTGCACCTAATTATTGTTATCGCTGTGGCAACATGGCATCCATCCTGGAAGTTGATGACTGCAAGGGCCATACATTCAttcag TTTGAGCCTGCTCCAAGGAGGGGAGAGCCTGATGTAACCCGGAGAACACCTGATTACTTCCTATGA
- the LOC122292295 gene encoding probable CoA ligase CCL12 isoform X2, with protein sequence MENYGSKLLGTSYKDPITSFSQFQKFSVQHPEAYWSIVLKELSVSFREAPKCILDTSDKSKHGGTWLPGSALNIAECCLLPRNHPRKEDSDLAVVWRDEGSEDSHINHITLQELRQQVILVANALHAIFTNGDAIAIDMPMTVNAVIIYLAIVLAGFVVVSIADSFAAKEIATRLRVSKAKGIFTQDFILRGGRKFPLYSRVVEADPIKAIVLPVIGKDVGTQLREQDLLWKDFLSGASHHPRSTSNIPSYRPIETVTNILFSSGTTGEPKAIPWTQLSPIRGAADVWAHLDVQVGDVFCWPTNLGWVMGPALLYSCFLTGATLALYHGTPLGRGFGKFVQDAGVTVLGTVPSLVKSWRSTECMKGLDWTRIKLFASTGEASNVDDDQWLSSRAYYKPVMECCGGTELASCYIQGSPLQPQVFGAFSTASLTTGFVILDEYGIPYPDDQACAGEVGLFPINMGATDRLLNADHDEIYFNGMPMYKGMRLRRHGDIVERTVGGYMIVQGRVDDTMNLGGIKTSSIEIERVCDRADESILETAAISIAPVNGGPEQLVVFVVLKKGFNIEPEQLKRIFSRAIQRNLNPLFKVNNVKIVPEFPRTASNKLLRRVLRDQIKHEFSVRSRI encoded by the exons ATGGAAAATTACGGTTCAAAGCTATTAGGGACTTCATACAAGGATCCCATTACAAGTTTTAGCCAGTTTCAGAAGTTCTCCGTTCAGCATCCTGAG GCTTACTGGTCCATTGTTTTAAAAGAGCTTTCAGTTTCGTTTCGTGAGGCCCCAAAGTGCATTTTAGATACCAGTGACAAATCAAAACATGGGGGAACATGGTTGCCTGGTTCAGCTTTGAATATTGCAGAATGTTGTTTGCTACCAAGAAATCATCCAAGAAAAGAGGATAGTGATTTGGCTGTTGTGTGGAGGGATGAAGGCTCTGAAGATTCCCATATTAATCATATTACATTACAAGAGTTGCGACAGCAAGTAAT ATTGGTGGCTAATGCACTGCATGCAATATTTACAAACGGTGATGCAATTGCAATTGACATGCCAATGACGGTCAATGCAGTTATCATATATTTGGCGATTGTGCTAGCAGGATTTGTTGTTGTATCAATAGCTGACAGCTTTGCTGCAAAGGAAATTGCAACTCGTTTGCGTGTATCAAAAGCAAAGGGTATCTTCACTCAG GATTTCATATTAAGAGGAGGTCGGAAGTTTCCTTTGTACAG TCGAGTAGTAGAAGCTGATCCGATTAAGGCTATAGTGCTCCCTGTGATCGGGAAGGATGTAGGCACTCAGCTAAGAGAACAGGATTTATTGTGGAAAGATTTTCTTTCTGGTGCCAGTCACCATCCAAG ATCAACTAGTAATATTCCAAGCTATCGACCTATAGAAACTGTGACCAATATTCTCTTCTCATCTGGAACCACAG GAGAACCAAAAGCTATTCCATGGACACAACTTTCACCAATTCGAGGTGCTGCTGATGTTTGGGCTCACCTTGATGTTCAAGTTGGAGATGTTTTCTGCTGGCCCACAAATTTGGGATGGGTGATGGGACCAGCTTTACTTTATTCATGCTTTCTAACTGGTGCAACTCTTGCACTTTATCATGGAACACCTCTTGGCCGTGGCTTTGGAAAATTCGTTCAG GATGCAGGAGTGACTGTTTTGGGTACAGTTCCTAGCTTAGTAAAATCTTGGAGGAGTACAGAGTGTATGAAAGGCCTAGATTGGACAAGGATAAA ATTATTTGCATCCACTGGGGAAGCATCCAATGTTGATGATGACCAATGGCTCTCTTCAAGAGCTTATTACAAACCCGTTATGGAATGTTGTGGCGGCACAGAACTTGCATCATGTTACATCCAAGGAAGTCCATTGCAGCCGCAAGTTTTTGGAGCCTTTAGCACAGCATCACTGACAACAGGCTTTGTTATCCTTGATGAATATGGGATACCATAT CCAGATGATCAAGCTTGTGCTGGTGAAGTGGGTTTATTCCCCATAAACATGGGAGCAACTGATAGACTGCTTAATGCTGATCATGATGAAATTTACTTCAATGGCATGCCAATGTATAAAGGAATG CGCCTCAGGAGACATGGAGACATTGTTGAGAGAACTGTTGGAGGCTATATGATAGTACAGGGTAGGGTTGACGACACCATGAACCTTGGAGGCATTAAG ACAAGTTCCATTGAAATTGAGCGTGTTTGTGACCGTGCTGATGAAAGCATCTTGGAGACTGCCGCAATCAGCATTGCACCAGTTAATGGTGGTCCAGAACAATTGGTCGTGTTTGTAGTATTGAAGAAAGGGTTTAATATTGAACCGGAACAGCTGAAGAGAATATTCTCAAGGGCCATTCAAAGAAACCTCAACCCTTTGTTTAAG GTGAACAATGTGAAGATTGTTCCAGAGTTCCCCAGAACTGCTTCAAACAAGTTATTGAGAAGGGTCCTGAGGGACCAAATAAAGCATGAGTTTTCAGTTCGGAGTAGAATTTAG
- the LOC122290856 gene encoding uncharacterized protein LOC122290856 → MESLSLSQIISAGHQGSERIRNPASPIHRRRTHAQTRRFRFSIVSKRFDFQDFQGYAKPARLLPAKEVKVCTDTSTEKIFPSFKEDGSQCLFKIKLGTSNFYGSSLSDLNAGILLCLIGENGDSILQRIPASLMTAHSRKLEDVIDRDMLHFQRGSVDEFIFKGPNLGRVEALWISLESGQWRLGSVSLTVICGFQPSLEEQKGDELDYSGFQYDFQTEDFLLGEGSDVSMVELRPSLATQFSGVDSFALFGKSLSQETLLESRGISNEESMREYADLKISLLLYDTILIFVGTSAAFFLAGENTSFAFLTGGVGGFLYLLLLQRSVDGLPTPKAPTYISTKTEGTNGKFGGFKGPISSLALVIGFSIFLVKNSYGDLPLAFTPKELIAGMMGFLSCKVAVVLAALKPLPMGLKINK, encoded by the exons ATGGAGTCGCTTTCTCTGAGCCAAATAATCTCAGCAGGCCATCAAGGTTCCGAAAGGATAAGAAACCCAGCAAGCCCGATTCACCGAAGAAGAACTCACGCCCAAACTAGGCGTTTTCGCTTCAGTATCGTCTCCAAAAGGTTTGATTTCCAAG ATTTTCAGGGCTATGCAAAACCTGCCCGTCTCTTGCCAGCCAAGGAAGTGAAAGTCTGCACAGATACCTCAACAGAAAAGATTTTTCCATCTTTCAAGGAGGATGGATCACAGTGTTTATTCAAGATCAAGTTAGGTACGAGTAACTTCTATGGCTCTAGTCTGAGTGACTTAAATGCTGGGATTCTCCTATGCTTGATTGGCGAAAATGGCGATTCCATATTACAGAGGATACCAGCCAGTTTGATGACAGCTCATTCTCGAAAATTGGAGGATGTGATTGACCGAGATATGCTCCATTTTCAAAGAGGTTCTGTCGATGAGTTCATCTTCAAGGGACCCAATCTGGGAAGAGTTGAAGCTCTTTGGATCAGTCTTGAATCAG GTCAATGGAGACTAGGAAGTGTGAGCTTGACAGTTATCTGTGGGTTTCAACCATCGTTAGAAGAACAAAAAGGAGATGAACTTGATTACAGTGGTTTCCAATACGATTTTCAAACCGAGGATTTTTTGCTTGGGGAGGGAAGTGATGTATCCATGGTGGAACTTAGACCTTCCCTTGCTACCCAGTTCTCTGGGGTCGACTCCTTTGCCTTATTTGGCAAAAGCCTCTCCCAAGAGACTTTACTCGAGAGTCGTGGGATATCAAATGAGGAAAGCATGAGGGAATATGCAGATTTGAAGATCTCTTTGCTACTTTATGACACCATTCTAATCTTTGTTGGTACATCAGCCGCATTCTTTTTGGCTGGGGAAAATACTTCTTTTGCATTCTTAACTGGTGGTGTTGGAGGCTTCTTGTATCTGTTGCTATTACAGAGGTCTGTTGATGGCTTACCAACTCCAAAGGCTCCAACGTATATTTCCACAAAGACAGAAGGAACTAATGGAAAGTTTGGAGGATTCAAGGGCCCAATATCGAGTCTGGCACTAGTGATTGGATTTTCCATATTCTTAGTGAAGAATAGCTATGGAGATTTGCCCTTGGCATTCACGCCAAAGGAACTCATAGCTGGTATGATGGGGTTTCTTTCATGTAAAGTCGCCGTCGTGTTGGCGGCATTGAAGCCCTTGCCAATGGGTCTGAAGATAAACAAGTAA